From a region of the Terriglobia bacterium genome:
- a CDS encoding glycoside hydrolase family 28 protein → MNARFPAAIAFALVLVASGSHCVCARNLICDPRDHGALADGQSKDTRAIQAAIDKCAATGNGIVRLSAGKYLSAPLFLKSKVTLKFDSGAILIGSHDTADYQPMPGQPDTGRKVLALINAVDASDFAMVGQGTIDGDGKFWWKKYPEAGDRPRLLYFNRCKRIRVEGLTLMNSPSFHLVPANSEDIVIEGLKILAPADSPNTDGIDPSASRRVRIRRCHIDVGDDNIAIKSGHPDRNHPGAAAADIRISDCYFAHGHGLSIGSETNAGVRNVTVRNITFSGTDNGIRIKSPRGRGGEVSFIHYSNISMHNVRNAIVITGYYPERTIPPPGSDPGQRLTATTPKFHHVTIRHLKSAEGKNAGKIVGLPESRLSNIVLKDVRISADSGLVVRNAELHMRQVRITVRKGVPIDVQENAQVW, encoded by the coding sequence ATGAACGCACGGTTTCCTGCCGCCATCGCCTTCGCCCTGGTTCTCGTCGCATCAGGATCGCATTGTGTGTGTGCCAGGAATCTCATTTGTGATCCAAGAGATCATGGCGCGCTCGCCGATGGCCAGTCGAAGGACACCCGGGCCATCCAGGCGGCCATCGACAAGTGTGCCGCCACAGGAAACGGCATTGTGCGCCTGTCCGCAGGCAAGTACCTGAGCGCTCCCCTTTTTCTCAAGTCAAAAGTGACTCTTAAGTTTGACTCCGGCGCCATCCTGATCGGCTCCCATGATACGGCCGACTATCAACCCATGCCGGGCCAGCCCGACACCGGTCGCAAAGTCCTGGCACTGATCAATGCCGTCGATGCCTCGGACTTTGCGATGGTAGGCCAAGGGACCATCGACGGGGACGGCAAATTCTGGTGGAAGAAGTACCCTGAGGCGGGGGACCGGCCCCGTCTGCTGTATTTCAACCGCTGCAAGCGCATCCGTGTGGAGGGGCTCACGCTTATGAATTCGCCCAGCTTTCATCTGGTGCCGGCCAACAGCGAAGACATCGTGATCGAAGGCCTGAAGATCCTCGCGCCCGCAGATTCCCCGAACACCGATGGAATTGATCCCAGCGCCTCACGCCGCGTCCGCATCAGACGGTGCCACATTGACGTGGGGGACGACAACATCGCTATCAAGTCCGGCCATCCCGACCGAAATCACCCCGGTGCGGCCGCGGCCGACATCCGGATTTCCGATTGTTATTTCGCCCACGGACACGGATTGTCCATCGGCAGCGAAACCAACGCCGGGGTCCGCAACGTGACGGTCCGCAATATTACCTTCAGCGGAACGGATAATGGAATCCGCATCAAATCTCCACGGGGTCGAGGTGGCGAGGTGTCCTTTATTCACTACTCCAACATTTCCATGCACAACGTCAGAAATGCCATCGTGATCACAGGTTATTACCCCGAGAGAACGATTCCGCCGCCCGGCAGCGATCCGGGTCAAAGGTTGACGGCGACGACTCCGAAGTTTCACCATGTGACCATTCGCCATTTGAAATCTGCGGAGGGAAAGAATGCTGGAAAGATCGTTGGGCTGCCGGAGAGCCGCCTGAGTAACATTGTACTCAAGGACGTCCGGATCTCTGCCGACAGTGGCTTGGTGGTTCGCAACGCCGAACTTCACATGAGGCAAGTCCGAATTACAGTGCGGAAGGGCGTGCCGATTGACGTGCAGGAAAATGCGCAGGTTTGGTAG
- a CDS encoding tagaturonate epimerase family protein, with amino-acid sequence MTPTRPQSPLDRPFLPLAKYSFGVGDRFARQARAQLRACVLAAQNGFEIIPVWNKSHREHTIVGSKPGSVRAAAEAAVRELRWSRPFHVDADHITLETVEGFLDSSDYYTLDVAAAIGKPAAGHQVDGFLSKHPELAQRIALPPPEPPLEISRAALTQVAGKYLFAAQEAGRLYGRIAATKKPDGFITEVSMDETDSPQTPAELLVILAALADEGVPVQAVAPKFTGRFNKGVDYVGNPAQFEKEFRSDLAVVAHAITTYGLPSTLKLSIHSGSDKFSIYPAMARALADTGAGLHVKTAGTTWLEELIGLAEAGGDGLALVREIYTQAYRRRDELCAPYATVIDIDAAKLPHPDRVQSWSSEQYANALRHDQTCAEFNPSFRQVLHVGYKIAAQLGQRYLDLLDACEEPIARNVTTNLYERHLKPIFLSGAVGRRGTLTSGAGR; translated from the coding sequence ATGACCCCAACCCGTCCGCAATCTCCGCTCGACCGTCCCTTTCTCCCTCTCGCCAAATACTCCTTCGGAGTCGGGGACCGCTTTGCCCGCCAGGCACGGGCGCAGCTGCGCGCCTGTGTGCTCGCCGCCCAGAACGGGTTCGAGATCATCCCGGTCTGGAACAAGTCCCACCGCGAGCACACGATCGTGGGTTCAAAGCCCGGCAGTGTGCGCGCCGCCGCCGAGGCGGCGGTCCGGGAACTCCGCTGGAGCCGACCGTTCCACGTGGATGCCGACCATATCACGCTGGAAACGGTGGAGGGGTTTCTGGACTCCAGCGACTACTATACCCTCGATGTCGCGGCCGCCATCGGCAAACCCGCGGCCGGCCACCAGGTGGACGGATTTTTGTCGAAGCACCCCGAGCTGGCGCAGCGCATTGCCCTGCCCCCTCCCGAGCCTCCCCTGGAGATCTCCCGGGCCGCCCTCACGCAGGTCGCGGGAAAGTACCTGTTCGCGGCCCAGGAAGCCGGCCGCCTCTACGGGCGCATCGCGGCCACGAAAAAACCGGACGGCTTCATCACGGAAGTTTCCATGGATGAAACCGACAGCCCGCAGACCCCGGCCGAGCTGCTCGTGATCCTCGCCGCCCTGGCGGATGAGGGGGTGCCCGTGCAGGCGGTTGCGCCCAAGTTCACCGGCCGATTCAACAAGGGCGTTGACTACGTGGGCAATCCCGCCCAGTTCGAAAAAGAATTCCGCAGCGACCTCGCCGTCGTCGCCCACGCCATCACCACTTATGGCCTCCCTTCCACGCTGAAGCTCAGCATCCACTCCGGGAGTGACAAGTTCTCGATCTACCCGGCCATGGCCCGCGCCCTCGCCGACACCGGGGCCGGGCTGCACGTGAAAACGGCCGGTACCACCTGGCTTGAGGAACTCATCGGGCTGGCGGAGGCGGGCGGCGACGGACTCGCCCTTGTCCGGGAGATCTACACGCAGGCTTACCGGCGCCGCGACGAGCTCTGCGCTCCCTATGCGACCGTCATTGACATTGACGCCGCGAAGCTCCCGCATCCCGACCGCGTCCAGTCGTGGTCTTCAGAGCAATACGCCAATGCCCTGCGCCACGATCAAACCTGCGCCGAATTCAACCCCAGCTTCCGCCAGGTGCTCCATGTCGGTTACAAGATTGCCGCACAGCTGGGACAGCGCTACCTGGATCTGCTGGACGCCTGCGAGGAGCCGATCGCCCGCAACGTCACCACGAACCTTTATGAACGGCATTTGAAACCGATCTTCCTGAGCGGGGCCGTCGGCCGTCGCGGGACGCTGACCAGCGGGGCCGGGAGATGA
- a CDS encoding IclR family transcriptional regulator, giving the protein MRIARTTTGKYVVEAVDKALDILETFNSAEGLTLNEISQQVGLNKSRTFRLLYTLAERGYVERSADGARYALGMRLFERASNVRRELKDVAHEFMLELHHRFNETVNLGVLDNGEVLYLDILQNSRPFRMTATPGCRMPIHITSMGKAILAYLPIDDPASPARAMVAPLSRSKLQTLRHDLEVVRRRGYAMDNEENEPGVACIGAPVFDAKGLPVAAISVSGPVHRILGKERNIAASINEACSGVSRILGFQVVETRSSRKAG; this is encoded by the coding sequence ATGAGAATCGCACGAACCACCACCGGAAAGTACGTTGTCGAGGCCGTGGACAAGGCGCTCGACATCCTGGAAACCTTTAACAGTGCCGAGGGGCTGACGCTGAACGAGATCAGCCAGCAGGTCGGCTTGAACAAGAGCCGCACCTTCCGCCTGCTCTACACCCTGGCGGAGCGCGGCTACGTGGAACGGAGCGCCGACGGGGCGCGCTACGCGCTGGGCATGAGGCTCTTCGAACGGGCGTCCAATGTGCGCCGCGAGCTGAAGGACGTGGCCCACGAGTTCATGCTGGAGCTGCACCACCGCTTCAACGAGACCGTCAACCTGGGGGTGCTCGACAACGGGGAGGTGCTGTACCTCGACATTCTCCAGAACTCCCGGCCGTTCCGCATGACGGCGACCCCGGGGTGCCGCATGCCGATACATATCACGTCGATGGGCAAGGCGATCCTGGCCTACCTGCCCATTGACGATCCCGCGTCGCCGGCCCGCGCGATGGTCGCCCCGCTCTCCCGGTCCAAGCTGCAAACCTTGCGGCACGATCTCGAAGTGGTGCGCCGCCGCGGCTACGCGATGGATAACGAAGAAAACGAGCCCGGGGTGGCTTGCATCGGGGCGCCCGTGTTCGATGCCAAGGGTCTGCCCGTCGCCGCGATCAGCGTCTCCGGGCCGGTCCACCGGATTCTCGGCAAGGAGAGGAATATCGCCGCCTCGATCAATGAGGCTTGCAGTGGCGTTTCCAGGATCCTCGGATTTCAAGTCGTGGAGACCCGTTCATCCCGAAAGGCCGGATAG
- a CDS encoding glycoside hydrolase family 28 protein, which produces MKHFAIGAALTLPAATLSPAAVAAVSAPGEKDKHAGPFFNALEFGAVGDGKTPCTKALQRAVDTCAQAGGGKVIIPAGRYLTSALFLKSNVHVEILAGAILLFTTDFDSVPTIQGRWEGIDRSIYASLFTGADLENVSITGRGTLDGQGEAWWKAFRIVRDLRRKMGLDDRESENPPGSLLKWGRPRMINLYRCKNVLISGVTLINSPSWNIHPVMCQNVCIDGVTILAPTDGPNTDGIDPDSCKDVRIANCTISVGDDCIIIKSGYRYQARGVPSENITVTNCVFGTGHCGVGVGSETAGGVKNVAISNCVCDGTERGLRFKTARGRGNVVENVRASNVVMRNVGEAVTVTMFYTGGDLHAVQPVNEGTPTFRNFHFSEITATGVKRPVVIEGLPEMPIQELSISNMVVEDAATGIACTNVTGLAVDNVRVNAAKGPAFAVDGVREIEVYRFTTRQPKTGQPVIRFENVNDAVLHSCTAAEGTGTFLELKGTTNRDVSLMGNRLTRAAREVEFTAGASEAALSRRA; this is translated from the coding sequence ATGAAGCATTTTGCCATCGGCGCGGCCTTGACCCTGCCCGCTGCCACCCTCTCCCCCGCGGCCGTTGCTGCCGTCAGCGCCCCCGGAGAGAAAGACAAGCACGCCGGTCCATTCTTCAATGCCCTCGAATTCGGCGCCGTGGGTGATGGGAAAACTCCTTGCACCAAGGCGCTCCAGAGAGCAGTGGATACTTGCGCCCAGGCCGGAGGCGGCAAGGTAATCATCCCCGCAGGCCGGTATCTCACCAGTGCCCTCTTTCTGAAAAGCAATGTTCACGTCGAGATCCTGGCCGGTGCGATCCTGCTCTTTACCACGGATTTCGACAGTGTCCCGACCATCCAGGGCCGCTGGGAAGGCATCGACCGATCGATATACGCATCCTTATTTACAGGCGCCGATCTGGAAAACGTATCCATCACCGGCCGCGGTACCCTCGATGGCCAGGGCGAGGCCTGGTGGAAGGCCTTTCGGATCGTCCGCGATCTCCGCCGGAAGATGGGACTTGACGACCGCGAGAGCGAGAATCCCCCCGGTTCTCTCCTCAAATGGGGCCGCCCGCGCATGATCAATCTCTATCGTTGTAAGAATGTACTGATCAGCGGCGTCACCCTCATCAATTCACCCTCCTGGAACATCCATCCGGTAATGTGCCAAAACGTTTGTATTGACGGGGTCACCATCCTCGCCCCCACCGACGGGCCCAACACCGATGGCATTGATCCGGACTCCTGCAAGGACGTGCGCATTGCGAACTGCACCATCAGCGTGGGTGACGATTGCATAATTATTAAATCCGGCTACCGCTACCAGGCACGGGGAGTCCCTTCTGAAAACATCACGGTGACCAACTGTGTATTTGGCACGGGGCACTGCGGGGTCGGGGTGGGCAGCGAAACGGCGGGTGGGGTGAAAAATGTAGCGATCAGCAATTGCGTGTGCGACGGCACGGAGCGCGGCCTTCGTTTCAAGACCGCCCGGGGTCGAGGGAACGTCGTGGAGAACGTGCGTGCCTCCAACGTGGTCATGCGCAATGTAGGCGAGGCCGTCACCGTGACGATGTTCTACACCGGAGGCGATCTGCACGCCGTTCAACCGGTAAACGAAGGGACGCCCACCTTCCGGAACTTTCACTTCAGCGAAATCACCGCGACCGGGGTCAAGCGGCCTGTCGTGATCGAAGGTCTTCCCGAGATGCCGATCCAGGAACTCAGCATCAGTAACATGGTGGTGGAAGACGCTGCGACGGGGATTGCTTGTACCAACGTCACCGGGTTGGCTGTCGACAATGTCCGGGTCAACGCTGCGAAGGGCCCGGCGTTCGCTGTGGACGGGGTACGCGAGATTGAAGTCTACCGCTTCACCACCCGCCAACCGAAGACAGGTCAGCCGGTCATCCGCTTTGAAAACGTGAATGATGCCGTATTGCATTCCTGCACCGCGGCCGAGGGCACGGGCACTTTCCTGGAATTGAAGGGAACCACAAATCGTGACGTCAGCTTGATGGGCAATCGCCTCACGCGGGCGGCGCGCGAAGTGGAATTCACCGCGGGGGCATCGGAGGCCGCGCTTTCCAGGCGTGCCTGA
- a CDS encoding TonB-dependent receptor: protein MRTNWRRGLSAGSLLLCGFIILVLTALPMAGQEFRGTIVGRVADITGAVMPGVTVSISNVETGQTVKLTTNESGQYAAPLLQAGKYRLEADMPGFKHFVQENIELRVNDRLQIDLTLQLGKVTETIIVEAGAPLLEVTNGSAGLIVDSKRLSELPIAHGNPYLLIGLAPGTNMDGDQKLNRPFEPTHITAYSMSGTRANTSDVTLDGVANTATANPGQITASYVPPSDAVAEFKVQTASFDAKTGQTMGGLVNISLKSGGNAPHGTAYYTKMAPWMTANDFLANSTGIPRPNEKYDRFGFSLTGPVVIPKLYNGHDKTFFMYAFEGLLDTRPRGDTATYSVPSAKERNGDFSELLALGSKYQIYNPFSRVLLPNGRYQSNTFPGNIIPPELINPVAKAVLGFVPMPNCTGTADNQNNLCRANMAEATNYYTHVFRVDHNFSDRHRIFVRGNWYKRDSLSKDYYLSAATGQKQDYFSRGGSVDDVYTFSPTLVMNLRYGYNRFIRLTVPQSGFGLDLTSLGFPAALNDAISPDQRMFPYFRVRDSGSVDSLVTQSIGEQRYMDTHSFVAALTKIHGAHQFEFGTEFRAYRHNRYNINTNMSGSYTFDRTFTRGPLDNSTEAPMGQAMAAFLLGIPSSSGSLIRLVSNFAEQSLAYGFYFQDNWRVTPKLNITLGLRYELETPLTERYNRSVSGFDETAVLAETAAAQAAYAANYAKNPFPELTPDQFKVLGGLMFAGVNGQPSTLWNKDTNNFMPRIGFAYSWNDKTVIRGGYGIYFGGLGVRRTDVIQNGYARDTAFSPTPNNLAPFTTLSNPFPTGLLPSQGSSAGVETDLGNNISFFNPNPSAPKMQRWQIGIQRELPGKMVMEIAYVGNRGTDLQSSNSTSGGAIPRDLNSIPNQYLSTSTVRDQAKIDYLSFQIANPFYKLFPGSVATSNKITRGNLLKPFPQFGTIYADDNNGYSEYHAMQVQLDKRFEQGVLTHFSYTWSKAMDAIDYMNSGDPLPYYCVSPQDHTHRFSASGIYELPFGRGRRIGSNMNAVADGVLGGWQVQAVYIFQSGAPITWSTRNVVFNGDLKDIGSGPATVAQWFNTAGFLTDSTKAPNSTYQINTFPIRLSSARFDGINNWDLSVIKRFKLHEGVNLQFRAEFLNAFNRPSFRTPAVNPYNLDFARVSDTAAFARTIMAGLKLTF from the coding sequence ATGCGTACAAACTGGCGGCGCGGGCTCAGCGCGGGAAGCCTGCTCCTATGCGGATTCATCATCCTTGTCCTGACCGCCCTCCCCATGGCCGGCCAGGAATTCAGGGGAACGATTGTCGGCCGTGTGGCGGACATCACGGGAGCGGTCATGCCCGGCGTCACCGTTTCGATCAGCAACGTCGAAACCGGCCAGACGGTCAAATTGACGACGAACGAGAGCGGGCAGTACGCTGCGCCGCTGCTCCAGGCCGGCAAATACCGACTGGAAGCCGACATGCCGGGCTTCAAGCACTTCGTCCAGGAAAACATCGAACTTCGGGTCAACGATCGTCTTCAGATCGACCTGACGCTGCAACTCGGCAAGGTGACTGAGACGATCATCGTGGAGGCGGGAGCTCCGCTGCTCGAAGTCACGAACGGGTCAGCCGGCCTGATCGTGGATTCGAAGCGGCTGTCAGAGCTTCCCATCGCCCACGGCAACCCCTACCTGCTCATCGGGCTTGCTCCCGGCACGAACATGGACGGGGACCAGAAGTTGAACCGGCCCTTCGAGCCGACGCATATTACCGCCTATTCGATGAGCGGGACGCGGGCCAACACCAGCGATGTGACCCTCGACGGGGTGGCCAACACGGCCACCGCCAACCCCGGCCAGATCACGGCCTCTTATGTCCCACCGTCGGACGCCGTGGCCGAGTTCAAGGTGCAGACGGCATCCTTCGATGCGAAGACCGGACAAACGATGGGCGGGCTGGTGAACATCAGCCTCAAGTCAGGCGGCAACGCGCCGCATGGAACGGCCTACTACACCAAAATGGCTCCGTGGATGACGGCCAATGACTTTCTGGCCAACAGCACGGGCATCCCCCGCCCCAATGAAAAGTATGACCGCTTCGGCTTTTCATTGACCGGACCCGTGGTCATCCCCAAGCTCTACAACGGGCACGACAAGACGTTCTTCATGTACGCCTTTGAAGGATTATTGGACACCCGTCCGCGGGGTGACACAGCCACCTACTCGGTTCCATCCGCCAAGGAACGCAACGGTGACTTTTCCGAGCTGTTGGCACTGGGTTCGAAGTACCAGATCTACAACCCTTTTTCGCGGGTCCTGCTCCCCAACGGACGTTATCAGAGCAATACGTTTCCGGGGAATATCATCCCGCCGGAATTGATCAACCCGGTTGCCAAGGCTGTCCTCGGGTTCGTTCCCATGCCCAATTGTACCGGCACCGCCGACAACCAAAACAACCTCTGTCGGGCGAACATGGCTGAGGCGACCAATTACTACACGCATGTATTCCGGGTCGACCACAACTTCAGCGACCGGCACCGCATCTTTGTGCGCGGAAATTGGTACAAGCGCGACAGTCTGTCAAAGGACTACTACCTCTCGGCCGCCACCGGCCAGAAGCAGGACTACTTCTCCCGCGGCGGGTCCGTCGATGATGTCTATACGTTCTCGCCCACCCTGGTCATGAACCTTCGATACGGCTACAACCGCTTCATCCGTCTCACCGTTCCTCAAAGCGGTTTTGGTCTTGACCTGACTTCCCTGGGTTTCCCGGCGGCGCTCAACGACGCCATCAGCCCGGACCAGCGCATGTTCCCGTACTTCAGGGTTCGTGATTCGGGCAGCGTAGACAGCCTGGTCACGCAAAGTATCGGTGAGCAAAGATATATGGATACCCACTCGTTCGTGGCGGCGCTCACCAAGATCCATGGGGCGCACCAGTTCGAGTTCGGGACCGAATTCAGGGCTTACCGGCACAACCGCTACAACATCAATACCAACATGAGCGGCAGCTACACCTTCGACCGCACCTTCACCCGGGGGCCGCTCGACAACTCGACGGAAGCTCCGATGGGGCAGGCGATGGCTGCGTTTCTCCTCGGGATTCCCAGCTCCAGCGGCAGCTTGATCAGGTTGGTGAGCAATTTTGCCGAACAGTCCCTGGCCTATGGTTTCTACTTCCAGGACAACTGGCGTGTGACTCCCAAGTTGAATATCACCCTGGGACTTCGTTACGAATTGGAAACCCCTCTCACTGAACGCTACAACCGCAGCGTGAGCGGGTTCGACGAGACCGCTGTTCTCGCGGAGACTGCAGCCGCTCAAGCCGCGTACGCCGCCAACTACGCGAAGAATCCATTCCCCGAGCTCACTCCCGACCAGTTCAAGGTTTTGGGTGGCTTGATGTTTGCCGGCGTCAATGGCCAGCCGAGTACTCTGTGGAACAAGGATACCAACAACTTCATGCCGCGCATCGGTTTTGCCTACAGCTGGAACGACAAGACCGTTATTCGTGGTGGCTATGGCATCTACTTCGGCGGCCTGGGGGTCCGACGCACCGATGTCATTCAGAATGGTTATGCGCGGGACACAGCCTTCAGTCCCACGCCCAACAACCTTGCTCCCTTCACCACTCTGAGCAATCCTTTCCCGACGGGCCTGTTGCCTTCCCAGGGTTCTTCCGCGGGAGTCGAGACGGATCTCGGAAACAACATTTCCTTCTTCAACCCCAACCCGAGTGCCCCTAAGATGCAGCGCTGGCAGATCGGGATCCAACGGGAACTCCCGGGCAAAATGGTGATGGAAATCGCCTATGTGGGGAACCGCGGAACCGATCTTCAATCCAGCAACTCCACCTCGGGAGGGGCTATTCCTCGGGACCTCAATTCCATCCCCAACCAGTACCTCTCGACGTCGACCGTCCGGGATCAAGCCAAGATCGACTACCTTTCGTTCCAAATTGCGAACCCGTTCTACAAGCTGTTCCCCGGATCCGTTGCCACCAGTAACAAGATCACGCGGGGGAACCTGCTGAAGCCATTCCCGCAGTTCGGGACGATCTATGCCGATGACAACAACGGCTACTCAGAGTACCACGCCATGCAGGTGCAGTTGGACAAGCGTTTTGAGCAAGGGGTCCTGACCCACTTTTCTTACACCTGGTCCAAGGCGATGGACGCGATAGATTACATGAACTCCGGAGATCCTTTGCCGTACTATTGCGTTTCGCCGCAGGACCACACCCACCGGTTCTCGGCCAGCGGTATCTATGAACTCCCGTTTGGTCGAGGCCGAAGAATCGGATCAAACATGAATGCGGTGGCCGACGGAGTTTTAGGCGGATGGCAGGTGCAGGCCGTCTACATCTTCCAGTCGGGAGCGCCGATCACCTGGTCGACCCGGAACGTCGTCTTTAACGGCGACCTCAAGGATATCGGTAGCGGTCCGGCAACCGTCGCCCAGTGGTTCAATACAGCCGGATTCTTGACAGACTCCACCAAAGCGCCCAACTCCACGTATCAAATCAATACGTTTCCCATCCGGCTGAGTAGCGCTCGGT
- a CDS encoding DUF4861 domain-containing protein, whose amino-acid sequence MIRLLTAFVMALGFFLPAAPAVPTLPGALVTVRNPIDLDRPHETIVLHAADLRRLLSVEDPRRVHVLDERTGQELLAQAVDTNDDGQVEELIYQTDIGPLETRKFQLSVGDRQVPRREDFKAYARFVQERRDDFAWENDRIAHRMYGAALETWAQEPLTSSAVDVWCKRVRRLIINDWYMVDDYHRDHGEGADFYSAGTSRGCGGNGLWVAGRLYPSANFRHSRVFANGPIRVIFELTYDAWDAGGVRVSEVKRIILDAGQNLNRFESRYTIHGETQKLTHAIGIKKNAGAASSFSREQGSLRTWEPLKEDAGQLGCGVLINPTQIVERAEDKGNSLVVARVAPEMTAAYYAGFGWTKSGDFLTVEDWDRYLSQFATRLRSPLKVTVTAR is encoded by the coding sequence ATGATCCGGCTCCTTACCGCTTTCGTCATGGCCCTCGGGTTCTTCCTGCCGGCCGCCCCCGCGGTCCCGACTCTTCCGGGTGCCCTGGTGACCGTTCGCAATCCGATCGATCTCGATCGGCCCCATGAAACGATTGTGCTCCATGCCGCGGATTTGCGGCGGCTGCTCTCCGTTGAGGATCCCCGCCGCGTGCACGTCCTTGACGAACGGACCGGCCAGGAACTGCTCGCGCAGGCGGTCGACACCAATGACGACGGCCAGGTCGAAGAACTCATCTACCAGACGGACATCGGGCCCCTGGAAACCCGGAAATTCCAACTCAGTGTCGGCGACCGACAAGTCCCCCGCCGGGAAGACTTCAAAGCCTACGCCCGGTTTGTCCAGGAACGGCGCGATGATTTTGCCTGGGAGAATGATCGCATCGCCCACCGCATGTATGGCGCCGCGTTGGAAACCTGGGCGCAGGAACCGCTGACCAGCAGTGCCGTCGACGTCTGGTGTAAACGGGTGCGGCGGCTGATTATCAACGACTGGTACATGGTGGATGACTATCATCGCGATCATGGCGAGGGCGCCGACTTTTATTCTGCGGGCACAAGCCGGGGCTGCGGCGGCAATGGCCTGTGGGTGGCGGGACGGCTGTATCCCTCGGCCAACTTCCGGCATTCCCGTGTTTTTGCCAATGGTCCGATCCGCGTCATCTTCGAACTCACCTATGACGCGTGGGATGCGGGAGGCGTCCGGGTCTCCGAGGTCAAACGCATCATCCTGGACGCGGGACAGAATCTCAACCGCTTCGAGAGTCGCTACACGATCCACGGGGAGACTCAAAAACTGACTCACGCCATTGGCATAAAGAAGAATGCGGGCGCCGCCAGTTCCTTCAGCCGGGAACAAGGATCCCTTCGCACCTGGGAGCCGCTCAAAGAGGATGCCGGACAGCTCGGCTGCGGAGTCCTCATCAATCCCACCCAGATTGTGGAACGCGCTGAGGACAAGGGCAACTCCCTGGTCGTTGCCAGGGTCGCTCCGGAAATGACCGCTGCGTATTATGCTGGGTTCGGCTGGACGAAGAGCGGTGATTTCCTCACCGTCGAGGACTGGGATCGCTATCTTTCACAATTCGCCACCCGCCTTCGATCGCCCTTGAAAGTGACCGTGACGGCCCGGTGA
- a CDS encoding glycoside hydrolase family 88 protein yields the protein MRVQRRSLLRGAVAMLLLTAVMSPAAWAQSPRSETRDPGRLQPGRSDPSFSQPSIAPGVDYTVPTEADIKAVLDRIRAYFVRATPYRIINTDTNQPIPDLSRPIKAAGIDLREGEFIDWTYSMGVVLAGMLQVSDVTGDSRYQDYTLRNFDFIFDHLDYFRRQASEFGPQRHGYRRLLDMHELDDCGAIGAALIKAYRKKPDPRYRTTIDLVAEFISHKQMRMKDGTVARPRPQPVSLWIDDLYMSVPFLVRMSELTGDRAYLDDAARQVIQMSERLQNPTTGLYDHSWFENTAYDPHFYWGRGAGWALMAMAELLSVLPEDHPDRAHVLDIFQRSVQGVAAVQSGNGLWHQLLDKPDSYLETSASAMFTFAIARGVNRGWLSPVYAPVAQTGWQAVAQRVRQDGRIEGICVGTTAAYDAVYYCNRPTDLGAMQGYGPVLMAGAEVITMLRTFDIERTLNTFHYRMRKR from the coding sequence ATGCGTGTGCAACGAAGATCCCTGCTGAGGGGAGCGGTCGCGATGTTGCTGCTGACGGCGGTGATGTCCCCGGCCGCGTGGGCGCAATCCCCGCGGTCTGAAACCCGGGATCCGGGCAGACTCCAACCGGGCCGCAGCGACCCCTCTTTCTCTCAACCTTCGATCGCGCCGGGCGTTGACTACACGGTTCCGACAGAGGCGGACATCAAAGCCGTGCTGGACCGCATCCGGGCCTATTTTGTTCGCGCCACTCCATACCGCATCATCAATACGGACACGAATCAGCCCATCCCCGATCTGTCCCGTCCCATCAAGGCTGCAGGAATCGATCTCCGCGAGGGCGAGTTCATTGACTGGACCTACTCCATGGGTGTCGTCTTGGCCGGCATGCTCCAGGTGTCGGACGTCACCGGAGATTCCAGATACCAAGACTACACGCTCAGGAATTTCGACTTCATCTTCGACCATCTCGATTACTTCCGCCGCCAAGCCAGCGAGTTCGGGCCCCAGCGCCATGGCTATCGACGATTGCTGGACATGCACGAACTGGATGACTGCGGCGCGATCGGGGCCGCGCTCATCAAGGCGTACCGGAAGAAACCGGATCCGCGATACCGGACCACGATCGACCTCGTCGCCGAATTTATTTCGCACAAGCAAATGCGGATGAAGGATGGCACCGTCGCCCGTCCGCGCCCACAGCCGGTTTCGCTCTGGATCGACGACTTGTATATGAGTGTTCCCTTCCTCGTCCGGATGAGCGAGTTGACGGGAGACCGCGCGTACTTGGACGATGCCGCCAGACAGGTCATTCAAATGTCGGAGCGCCTGCAGAACCCGACCACGGGGTTGTATGACCATTCGTGGTTCGAGAATACCGCCTATGACCCGCATTTTTATTGGGGACGCGGTGCCGGCTGGGCGCTCATGGCCATGGCGGAACTCCTCAGCGTCCTGCCCGAGGACCACCCGGACCGCGCCCACGTCCTTGATATCTTCCAGCGTAGCGTGCAGGGAGTCGCCGCCGTCCAGAGCGGTAACGGCCTGTGGCACCAGTTGCTGGACAAGCCCGACAGCTATCTTGAAACTTCGGCCTCCGCCATGTTTACCTTCGCCATCGCGCGGGGCGTCAACCGCGGATGGCTGAGCCCGGTGTACGCCCCGGTGGCACAAACCGGATGGCAGGCCGTGGCCCAGCGGGTGCGGCAGGACGGTCGCATCGAGGGCATCTGCGTGGGAACGACCGCCGCCTACGACGCGGTCTACTATTGCAACCGTCCCACCGATCTCGGCGCCATGCAGGGATATGGGCCGGTCCTGATGGCCGGCGCTGAAGTCATCACGATGCTTCGCACCTTTGATATCGAGCGGACCTTGAACACCTTCCATTACCGGATGCGCAAACGATGA